One genomic segment of Mytilus trossulus isolate FHL-02 chromosome 4, PNRI_Mtr1.1.1.hap1, whole genome shotgun sequence includes these proteins:
- the LOC134714780 gene encoding uncharacterized protein LOC134714780 has translation MDREDRRRFFVIGSTILEVVTPVFKHKLENNYTNHGVACFKDYLNSQPVVHTLFHLRHRYMKCCKDNGNCISNRTLPINYCQWDLLYTENPGPGQHYCYCKYTAKSVQLEDLDITLAGLILLNCCTLGPAEQLAIKMLRQYKNDYLSHNTKCGITKHEYDALWPHITRFVLQLDSSKQDDLVRIKNRPMDEQLCTKYFIDLLDVHKQLDQITLTVQELNSTFQTLSTTVHGLNTSLQGIGWNIHGSFQGVNTTLQGIQTTMNKLLYYAEKGVTCTCQRETPDIQRQQRKSYILGQDIFYQIQQFTTIPYSTFLQENKAVITNDGHVAYIQLDNCSIKIYNTEGSHVCTIPLQGKPWDITVVNNSTVAVTISFSESIDIWDINNQQKVKSIQLSFGCYGITTINNKLVVGCRRRMMIIDPQTEEVEKTIDTGDRTPIRLCGSGDGIFYTDYNSYHLYQYSYFNNKITKLMLPSQPSDMTILQDGSVYVICINGSVQHVSADGKKYKQVTPKRLTSLGCRFGINYNPRQNKLAITDKNSITVFNEC, from the exons ATGGACAGAGAAGACCGAAGACGTTTCTTTGTTATAGGGTCTACTATACTTGAAGTTGTTACTCCAGTATTTAAACATAAGCTAGAGAACAATTACACTAACCATGGAGTAGCATGctttaaagattatttaaacaGTCAGCCAGTGGTCCATACCCTGTTCCATTTAAGACACAGATATATGAAGTGTTGTAAAGACAATGGTAACTGTATCAGTAACAGAACCCTGCCAATCAACTACTGTCAATGGGACCTGCTGTATACAGAAAACCCAGGGCCAGGTCAACATTACTGTTACTGTAAATATACAGCTAAATCTGTCCAACTGGAGGATCTCGACATCACCCTGGCAGGCCTTATTCTTCTTAACTGCTGCACCCTGGGGCCAGCCGAACAACTAGCAATCAAAATGCTCAGGCAGTACAAGAATGACTACTTAAGCCACAACACAAAATGTGGCATAACAAAACATGAATATGATGCATTGTGGCCACATATCACACGTTTTGTTCTACAACTTGATTCAAGCAAACAAGATGATCTGGTCAGAATAAAGAATAGACCGATGGATGAACAACTTTGCACTAAATACTTCATTGACCTTTTGGATGTTCACAAGCAGTTGGATCAG ATTACACTAACAGTTCAAGAGTTGAATTCTACATTTCAAACATTAAGCACAACAGTCCATGGACTTAATACGTCATTGCAAGGAATTGGATGGAATATACATGGATCATTCCAGGGAGTAAACACAACTTTACAAGGAATACAGACAACAATGAAT aaactACTCTACTATGCTGAAAAAGGTGTAACTTGTACATGTCAAAGAGAAACTCCCGATATCCAAA GACAGCAAAGAAAATCCTACATACTAGGACAAGATATCTTTTACCAAATTCAGCAATTTACTACAATACCTTACAGTACATTCCTTCAAGAAAACAAAGCTGTGATAACAAATGATGGACATGTGGCCTATATACAATTGGATAATTGTTCAATAAAGATTTATAATACAGAAGGTTCACATGTTTGTACAATACCACTACAGGGTAAACCATGGGATATAACTGTAGTCAATAACTCTACAGTAGCTGTTACTATATCTTTCAGTGAAAGTATAGACATATGGGACATAAACAATCAACAGAAAGTGAAATCAATACAATTATCTTTCGGGTGCTATGGCATCACAACTATAAACAACAAGTTAGTAGTAGGCTGTCGGAGAAGAATGATGATTATAGATCCTCAGACAGAGGAGGTGGAGAAGACCATTGATACTGGTGATCGTACTCCTATCAGACTGTGTGGTTCTGGTGATGGTATATTTTACACAGATTACAACAGTTATCACCTGTACCAATACAGTTACTTTAATAACAAGATTACCAAACTAATGTTACCATCACAGCCCAGTGATATGACCATACTACAAGATGGTAGTGTGTATGTGATATGTATTAATGGATCAGTACAACATGTGTCAGCTGATGGAAAGAAGTATAAACAAGTTACTCCAAAGAGATTAACATCACTGGGATGTAgatttggaataaattataatcccAGACAAAACAAACTGGCCATTACTGATAAAAACTCAATTACAGTGTTTAATGAATGCTGA